The Medicago truncatula cultivar Jemalong A17 chromosome 7, MtrunA17r5.0-ANR, whole genome shotgun sequence genome includes the window ttccttcaactgcactgatgcactgtacgattacggttttaatttacattggtaaggttaacttaaattcagtttaagtaggttcatgtaaactaagtttacatcaacctacttaaactgagtttacatgaacctacttaaattaagtttacatgaacctacttaaactgagtttacaagaacctacttaaactaagtttacatgaacctacttaaactgagtttacatgaacctacttaaactgagtttacagaacaaggaaaacacaatcgattgaagaacaacacttgctaacctgatttgcttcgaattttctttgaaatcatgaatggacgtgagaaagtatggttttgaaaatcttcgcagaacacaatcgatcgattggagaattatggttttggaagaagggttttgggaTGTAACCAAGAAAGAAGGaatatgctttttgaaaatcaaattttatgaaagggtaatattgtcattttggggtgcaaccatgattaactagggtgcaagtagaaaaactcaaaGAACAATTAACATTGTAATTGATATCAAagtaataaattatacaatgttTGTAGGCATGAATTACCtaataatattacaaaattcACTACAAAACTACAAGCTGACATTGTTCATTAACTTCATCTTGAAGCATGTCATGAATAATACCCTCatacaaccaacaacaattaTCCGAGTCCTCGGTCCATCTTCCAGCACCTCTGTAGAATTTTTCACCAGGACTGAATGTAATTTGTTTAAGTGAATTCACATTCCTCAATATGTGACTAGCCAACTCAATTACATTTATGGCGCACATACAGCCATGTAACTCAACATATTTCAAATCATTATGAGAAAACCCTGCATATTCTCTTCTTTGCCTCTCAAAATCAATACTATGTGAATTTTCTGGATGTGAATTTCTTATctgaaaattcaaaaataaagatCATATTATTACATATATGAAAATTCCATCGGGCATATAACTGTCATTCATTACTTTGGTTGAAATAAGAGGTTTCTATGCTTAAgcctatgtttgataaggtcaaaCTGCTAGCTTAAATCAGATAACTTATAGCCTATAAACACTTAAGACTAAAATAGAGTTGTTTGACAGCAGTTATTCTCTCATGAGTTTAGAGTGTTTTTtcaaatgactattttttttaccataagaTCTATTATGACCATTTTTTCACTATAATCTATAATGGCATTGCATTAAGGCATAACTACAAGGTATATTATAGAtcttatagtaaaaaaaaaaagagcatgtAATCTCGAAGGGAAAAGATCAACGCAATGGAGGCATCATGGATGAGCTTTGGATTTGATGGTATGGGAGTGGTTGGTTGTAATCTCGAAGGAACTAGCCTACTATATTGTTTGCAGCATAGAAAAACCAACAAGATAAAGTGaaatgctatatatatatatatataaggaaatTCAGGGAGTATTTAAAGTTGTTGATTTGTTTTGATTCTGTTGAGAAGGCTTTTGGATTTTGGGGGTGGCTTTTAAGGGGTTTGAACTAGTGGTATGTAGTGTTGTCGCTTGCCTCTTGATAGTGTGAGTGCTCAATTTCCGGGAGTGTTCTTACTTCATAGTAGGGGGGTTTTATTTACATCtgtctattttttgttttatttggtttGAGATCTTGAGAACTGGTGTACATGTAGAGTGCATCTGCTTTGATGCTCTACTTTGACATTGTATCATCGATTTAATAATGAATTTCTCTACTTATCAGGGAGAAAAAGATTTATTTACATATAACTATAGAAACTattgattatatataaaaaaaaatttatagtattgttaaaaaatgatcAACTGAAAAAAATAGAGTTGAATAACTCACCGTAAGAGAAAGTTTTTGAAGATGCTGGCAAGCCATTGCAATATCCAAAATCCAAAAGAAGTCTATCTTAAAATCATGCGGGATCTCAAAATCTGGGCTCTCGAAGCCTATATTAAAATCACATGGGACCTTGATAAATAGCTCCAATTGCCTGAGATTTTGAAATCGAACCAAGATAGTTGATAACTCTGTTATCTGTGtacaccaataataataattaaagttGATTACAAGCGGCTAGTAActcaattattaattaaaagaaacttAGGTAATCAATAGTAGCAGGTTGTGCCAAAACAATCACAAGTGCGTCTCATATTAAGGGTGCAGTTGAAACAATATACATTATGTCCAATCTTTTTATACAACtagataatatattttttgggtcAAGTAGTTTAATCATTGGATTCACAAACAGTAGACATGGGTTTTGACTACTCACCTGTGAATGGGTCATGGTCATAGCTAAATTCTCAATATGATGAAAACTTGCAATTGAACCAAAGAGATATGGATTTTTTTCACTGATAGCTGCATTCCAGAAAATGGTCAATAACTTTGGAGCCTTAATAGAGAATCTTTGCATGTGACCGCTGTATTCAAAGGATAAGAGGTTGGCTGCATCGATACTTATGGGAGGAGAGTATTGTTCTTGAGAGCCACAGTCGATTATGTTCAAATGACGCAAATTTTTACTGATGACCTCCAATTCATATATGAGGTTGTAGTTCTTCAAGGTGACGTCCTCGAGTTGGAGACACACAGAAAACAAAAGTGACACTAATTTACTAGATATACATTCACCGACACCGTCCAACACAATTGTTGTCACATTTTTCATTCCAGAAAACCCCACAAGTTGATAGATTCTGTTGCCGGTGAAGCTAAACTTGGATAACATATGAGCCTTGATGTTCATTGTGTGTACTTCAGTACCAGTACAAGAATATTCAAGGGATGAGAGATTTGATGCAATGATATCGATACTCCTCCTCTTCTGGATTTTAACCCGACAATTAACAATGTTCAAATTTAACAATGTTGGGCTGGTTATTTTTAAGTCAGACTTGAACTTGCAGTCATCAAGGGTGAAGTCTAGAAGATGAATGCAGTTGGAAAGTAGACATTGAATCAAATCCTGTTTCACAGAAACTAGAGACAACACAAGAGTTTTCAAATTCTTCAAACCACAGAAGTTGTCCATAGTTATTAGGATGCACCTCTTTAAGTGCAGATACGTTAGAGAATCAGCGTCAGATAAGAGATCGAAGGGTAATATGAAGGGTAATGTGTATGGACGTATGTAATCAAAAtcagcatcatcatcatcttgaTATGATAAGATCAATTCAAGACGTTTGACTCCCTTAGCAATTACTTTGGAAATCATCCTTTCGATGACACCAGTGTGTTTAGTACCTAATGGAAACACTAGTCGGATTGACCGGATCATGTCACCTTGATAATGCAGCATGAATTGATCCACTCTTGCGGTAAATTCAGATTCGACCCATTCATAGAGTGTGATGTTTTCTGGAAATTTATCATAGTCACACAAGGTATGAATATCAAAGTTGAGGTCCATCCTGAATCCCCATTCGTGAAGCCATAGTTTGGACAATACACTTGTTTTCACCAAATCCTTCAAACATAACTTTGAAAAGATATATGATATAACACAATCAGGCAACACAGGGAACTCAGTCTTGAGTTTTTCACTCCTCTCCATCTCCATAGTTGCTGCAAGAACACCAGAAATTGAATTAATAGCATAAACAATGAAACAAAACTTTCATTTGAGTTTAGTAATTTCGACAGTGATGATACAGAAGACACACAAACGCAGAAGTAATTGAGATTTcatgtgaaaaataaaatagggtTGGTGGAGAAGACGCTGAGTTGCTCGTAGTATTCAGCGGATGATTAATTTGTGATTGCTTGGATGAATTGAGAATTATGATTAATTTCATCATCATGATGATCATGATACAGAAAACACACAAAACACAACAGcaattaaagttaaaaaataaaaaatattgaaataattgaGATTCCAAGTAAAACCCTAGACGGCAGGTACACTGAGATTTCATGTAATTAATACAAAGCTACAtacatatgaaaaataaaattgggttGGTGGAGAAGACCTCGGCTTGGATGATT containing:
- the LOC25499163 gene encoding uncharacterized protein; amino-acid sequence: MEMERSEKLKTEFPVLPDCVISYIFSKLCLKDLVKTSVLSKLWLHEWGFRMDLNFDIHTLCDYDKFPENITLYEWVESEFTARVDQFMLHYQGDMIRSIRLVFPLGTKHTGVIERMISKVIAKGVKRLELILSYQDDDDADFDYIRPYTLPFILPFDLLSDADSLTYLHLKRCILITMDNFCGLKNLKTLVLSLVSVKQDLIQCLLSNCIHLLDFTLDDCKFKSDLKITSPTLLNLNIVNCRVKIQKRRSIDIIASNLSSLEYSCTGTEVHTMNIKAHMLSKFSFTGNRIYQLVGFSGMKNVTTIVLDGVGECISSKLVSLLFSVCLQLEDVTLKNYNLIYELEVISKNLRHLNIIDCGSQEQYSPPISIDAANLLSFEYSGHMQRFSIKAPKLLTIFWNAAISEKNPYLFGSIASFHHIENLAMTMTHSQITELSTILVRFQNLRQLELFIKVPCDFNIGFESPDFEIPHDFKIDFFWILDIAMACQHLQKLSLTIRNSHPENSHSIDFERQRREYAGFSHNDLKYVELHGCMCAINVIELASHILRNVNSLKQITFSPGEKFYRGAGRWTEDSDNCCWLYEGIIHDMLQDEVNEQCQLVVL